A single region of the Gasterosteus aculeatus chromosome 1, fGasAcu3.hap1.1, whole genome shotgun sequence genome encodes:
- the fbxo36a gene encoding F-box only protein 36a, whose protein sequence is MLYQLLMSSHGNSAASKMASLLGEHLFQISGQGPPPQKDFFQLLITNIEVIWRTWTISIRLECQGATPTELKVSHDNFLLQKMLQQNVEAVFGQRILEYTRSLCQGQFDYLERLPNGMVLKILSFLQLTDVTRLAQVSHRFRQICDSEKFWEQTVRNRCDDFTSDMEGIANVMGWRKIFFTFFHTSVHEENHEAIGELDSQH, encoded by the exons ATGTTATATCAGTTGCTTATGAGTAGTCATGGTAACAGTGCTGCGTCCAAAATGGCATCCTTACTTGGGGAGCACCTATTTCAAATTAGTGGACAGGGTCCCCCTCCTCAAAAAGATTTTTTCCAACTTCTAATTACCAATATTGAG gTAATATGGAGAACATGGACAATTTCTATAAGACTTGAGTGCCAGGGAGCTACTCCCACCGAGCTGAAGGTTTCCCACGACAATTTCCTGCTTCAGAAAATGCTACAGC AAAACGTTGAGGCAGTTTTCGGGCAGAGGATCCTAGAATACACAAGATCGCTTTGTCAAGGACAGTTTGATTACCTGGAGCGCTTACCGAATGGCATGGTGCTCAAAATCCTGTCCTTCCTACAGCTGACAGACGTGACACGGCTGGCACAGGTTTCGCATAGATTCAGACAG ATCTGCGACTCTGAGAAGTTTTGGGAGCAAACTGTGAGGAATCGTTGTGACGACTTTACCAGCGACATGGAGGGCATTGCAAATGTTATGGGCTGGAGGAAGatattttttaccttttttcacACCAGTGTTCATGAAGAGAACCATGAAGCAATTGGAGAGTTGGATAGTCAGCATTAA
- the zbtb38 gene encoding zinc finger and BTB domain-containing protein 38, which produces MTAGSLMDSSHSHTVLSRLNEQRSQGLFCDVTIVVEDVKFRAHKNILAACSGYFRSALTSPETWTSGQVLELMDLKSDVFASILNFIYCSKVTSLCQQDTRGLVAAGKRLGIPFLENLAEEQRRDECVQSTDSTKAEKKAKREAPRPEDIDKGPRITNAFSITEVCPGNNLFPPLIQSNRERRSSDEGQLPSNSPTVACLGNNNETTQALSEHSYAVSTSTEGKDGGQWENKKVCEPAMPQSKQLIYRNAGPLKKRHRLRGTLCRSILPAPAEPQKDNLTTITPSLAYGVSAAPVLVMTPPSLISEAETEKRVDPGIPAATGNVQMDLGPPALSPQTEDCISIYGCDHCEEIFTNRALLTIHAEVHKKRFVSHLFCKFCHRKFIHLKRLRNHELVCPKPARGPPKLDATDMPTKGAELPSHGLPNAGSLATQLPSDDPCTPHPPEPLQVDQPKPSRVERAARLGGGQRRYNCSVCRRVYVTLSSLKRHENVHSWQRAYPCHYCNKVFALAEYRTKHEIWHTGERRYQCIFCLETFMTYYILKNHQKSFHGIDPSHAVKKKSANGGLKASVYPIKLYRLLPMKFRKRQYKTYSQTFSECVDNDDDAPPDSLVPPFEKNVPSGNADAVSFPLTFMTTTKMVASVIPRISFGKTCDQDVDRGPPKHLENQRGAREEDEDGDSPFTSSLQPGSPAEGYRDVPPVLKHSKHVGHSVPFLNSLSTVRKLSELSASAKRVEDMTKEILQSSTENQVHDRTMGAKTETYIAKPACPGPSVDGAAMPLCQITVKIGNEAIVRRRIKGSKLFPRKKRRIRELSEEESPGQGPPTRENPESPRRRLRQEVAATAAETLEDPNDCDRADMLWRPYYSYKAKKKKKTLRFKHRKALFHGYPETSGDRTAPDETPLDRSTWPTEEAVSGCSGEVKRSLSRNCSPRTTYNCDICDSSFITETGLKAHVIGSHPCFCRTCGKQGPPGEAPAGGDYICNRCMENGSCFDNTARSPNPEKKYRCSFCPQRFLYLATKRSHEKKHQEANEEGYHSDNFSPCSDHSAHLREDGKQGDVKTEDGENQGAVVVKTERVEEGHCYSDQIKPKIEDTNDLMSLTTYQDMSDSNIKSPLSPAIDPLLSPTTPKMKHKMAKKGIIAQHSTHVISQKPACDSNQDILTGPKTSSDNDPEKSCKLSGRNDSETKDTRVSIHKPEKWICKEEPFFKDL; this is translated from the coding sequence ATGACTGCGGGGTCCCTCATGGATAGTTCTCACTCTCACACCGTGCTGAGCCGGCTCAACGAGCAGCGCTCACAAGGCCTCTTCTGTGATGTCACCATTGTCGTGGAGGACGTGAAGTTTCGGGCCCACAAGAACATTCTGGCGGCCTGCAGCGGGTACTTCAGGAGCGCTCTGACGTCTCCTGAGACTTGGACCTCCGGCCAAGTGCTGGAGCTGATGGACCTGAAGTCCGACGTGTTCGCCAGCATCCTCAACTTTATATACTGCTCAAAGGTGACATCACTGTGTCAGCAGGACACCCGGGGCCTGGTGGCAGCTGGAAAAAGACTCGGAATTCCTTTCTTAGAGAACCTAGCAGAAGAGCAGAGGCGGGATGAATGTGTTCAATCCACAGACTCCACCAAAGccgaaaaaaaagcaaagcggGAGGCTCCCAGGCCTGAGGACATTGACAAAGGGCCACGCATCACCAACGCCTTCTCCATCACTGAAGTGTGTCCGGGGAACAATCTTTTCCCCCCCCTGATTCAGAGCAACAGGGAGAGGCGATCATCAGATGAGGGACAGCTCCCATCAAATAGCCCAACGGTCGCCTGCCTCGGCAACAACAACGAGACGACGCAAGCCCTCTCAGAGCACTCGTATGCGGTGAGCACATCAACCGAGGGCAAGGACGGGGGTCAGTGGGAGAACAAGAAGGTCTGCGAGCCAGCGATGCCGCAGTCAAAGCAACTCATTTACAGGAACGCCGGTCCGCTTAAAAAGCGCCACAGGCTGAGAGGAACTTTGTGTCGCAGCATACTTCCGGCGCCAGCCGAACCACAAAAAGATAACCTGACTACAATAACCCCGTCATTAGCTTACGGTGTTTCCGCAGCACCTGTTTTAGTCATGACGCCACCGTCGCTTATTTCCGAGGCAGAAACGGAAAAGAGAGTAGACCCCGGCATACCTGCAGCCACTGGGAATGTTCAAATGGACTTAGGACCACCGGCCCTCTCCCCGCAAACAGAGGACTGCATTTCAATTTATGGTTGTGACCACTGTGAAGAGATATTCACAAACAGGGCTCTCCTCACCATTCACGCGGAGGTACACAAGAAGCGTTTTGTCAGCCATTTGTTTTGCAAGTTTTGTCACAGAAAGTTTATACACCTCAAACGCCTGCGCAACCACGAGCTGGTCTGTCCCAAACCCGCGAGGGGCCCGCCGAAACTGGATGCCACCGACATGCCCACCAAAGGGGCGGAGCTCCCTTCGCACGGCCTGCCGAACGCGGGGAGCCTTGCGACACAGCTTCCTTCGGATGACCCCTGCACACCACACCCCCCGGAGCCACTTCAAGTGGACCAACCGAAGCCTTCGCGCGTTGAGCGGGCGGCGAGGCTTGGCGGCGGACAGAGGAGATACAACTGCAGTGTGTGTAGACGGGTCTACGTCACCCTGTCCAGTCTGAAGCGGCACGAGAACGTCCATTCCTGGCAGAGGGCATATCCCTGTCATTATTGCAATAAAGTGTTTGCGTTGGCAGAGTACCGTACGAAGCACGAAATCTGGCACACGGGGGAACGCCGCTATCAGTGCATTTTCTGCCTGGAGACATTCATGACATATTATATCTTAAAGAACCATCAAAAGTCTTTTCACGGCATTGATCCCAGTCACGCCGTTAAGAAAAAATCTGCCAACGGGGGTCTGAAAGCCAGTGTTTATCCGATCAAACTCTACAGGCTTCTGCCTATGAAGTTCAGAAAGAGACAATACAAGACGTACAGCCAGACATTTTCGGAGTGTGTTGACAACGACGACGACGCTCCACCGGACTCTCTTGTCCCTCCATTTGAAAAAAACGTCCCGAGCGGCAACGCTGACGCCGTTTCGTTTCCCCTGACTTTCATGACAACGACGAAGATGGTGGCCTCTGTCATCCCTCGCATCAGCTTCGGCAAGACGTGTGACCAAGACGTTGACCGAGGTCCGCCCAAGCACTTGGAAAATCAGAGAGGCGCGAGAGAAGAGGACGAGGATGGAGATTCCCCCTTCACCTCGTCTTTGCAGCCCGGGTCTCCCGCTGAGGGTTACAGAGATGTTCCTCCAGTACTAAAGCACTCAAAGCACGTCGGCCATAGCGTGCCCTTCCTAAACTCCTTGAGCACTGTTAGAAAGTTAAGTGAGTTGTCGGCTTCCGCGAAAAGAGTTGAGGACATGACCAAGGAGATCCTTCAGTCGAGCACCGAGAATCAGGTACACGATCGAACGATGGGGGCAAAGACAGAAACATACATCGCCAAACCCGCCTGCCCGGGTCCATCGGTGGATGGTGCCGCCATGCCCCTGTGTCAGATAACAGTGAAAATAGGCAATGAAGCCATCGTCCGCCGCCGAATCAAAGGATCTAAGCTCTTCcccagaaagaaaaggagaatcaGAGAACTGAGTGAGGAGGAGAGCCCGGGTCAGGGCCCGCCGACGCGGGAGAACCCGGAGAGCCCCCGGCGCCGCctgagacaggaagtcgctgcCACAGCGGCGGAGACATTGGAGGATCCCAATGACTGTGACAGAGCCGACATGCTTTGGCGTCCCTACTACTCTTACaaagctaaaaagaaaaaaaagacgttgAGATTCAAGCACAGAAAGGCCTTGTTTCACGGTTACCCTGAAACATCTGGAGACAGAACGGCGCCCGATGAGACCCCCCTCGATAGAAGCACTTGGCCGACGGAAGAGGCCGTGTCAGGTTGTAGTGGAGAGGTGAAGCGTAGCCTGAGCAGGAACTGCAGCCCGAGGACCACCTACAACTGTGACATCTGTGACAGCTCTTTCATCACAGAGACGGGTCTGAAAGCTCACGTCATTGGTTCCCACCCATGTTTCTGCCGGACCTGTGGTAAACAAGGCCCCCCCGGCGAGGCACCTGCCGGTGGCGATTACATCTGCAACCGCTGTATGGAAAATGGCTCCTGCTTTGATAACACAGCCCGGAGCCCCAACCCCGAGAAGAAGTATCGCTGCTCCTTCTGTCCCCAGCGCTTTCTCTACCTCGCCACCAAGAGGAGTCATGAGAAAAAACACCAGGAGGCAAATGAGGAGGGATATCATTCCGACAACTTCTCACCGTGTTCAGACCATTCCGCACACTTGAGAGAAGACGGCAAACAAGGGGACGTCAAAACAGAAGACGGCGAAAATCAGGGAGCCGTTGTTGTAAAAACTGAAAGGGTGGAAGAAGGACATTGTTACAGTGATCAAATTAAGCCTAAAATTGAGGACACAAATGACTTGATGTCTTTGACCACCTACCAAGACATGTCTGATTCCAACATTAAAAGTCCATTATCGCCGGCCATTGACCCGTTACTTTCCCCGACAACCCCAAAGATGAAAcataaaatggcaaaaaaaggGATCATTGCGCAGCATTCGACGCATGTCATCTCCCAAAAGCCGGCTTGCGACAGCAACCAGGACATCTTGACGGGGCCAAAAACATCCAGCGACAATGATCCGGAGAAGTCCTGTAAACTCTCTGGGAGAAATGACTCTGAAACTAAAGACACCCGTGTTTCTATACACAAGCCAGAGAAGTGGATCTGCAAAGAAGAGCCATTTTTTAAAGATCTTTGA